The following DNA comes from Plasmodium vivax chromosome 11, whole genome shotgun sequence.
GAAGTGGTATACTTGGGTAGCACTTCCACCCAATTGTGGGGAAGCTCCTTGGAGAACCTCCTCATAATTTCTTGTGCCGTCTCTGGGTACTTGACGGTAAAATcgcaaaacatttttttccatttgagataattttctttttttttctctacaatattttcatagaaattttttacttcctctGAAATGTGGAACTGCTTCTCTGGGTCTAGGCCAAAAAgttctttcgttttttttaaatcttctTCTTTTAATGCCAGCCCGTGAGACTTACATGTCCCCTCTACCTTCGTCCCATACCCACAAGCCGTCTGCACAATGATTAATGATGGCTGCTTCGTattctttttcgcctcctcAATTTGGGTTAATATACCTGCAAAGTCGGTATTCCCATTGGGCACTTTTCTAACCTCCCATTTTAACCCCTCAAACTTTTTCTCTATATCTTCGGTGAACGACAGTTCTGTGTTCCCATCAATTGTTATTTTGTTGTCATCATATAGCAGGATTAACCTCCCCACGCCTAGGTGCCCAGCGAGGGAAGCGGCTTCACAGAATACTCCCTCCTGCATGCAGCCATCCCCACATATGGCGTATacgtaattattaaaaatgggaaactcCTGGGTGTTATATTTCTGGGCTAAATTATGTGCACAGATGGCCATCCCAACTGCGTTGGATGCTCCTTGTCCCAGTGGCCCCGTTGTCACTTCCACCCCTTTGGTGATGTGTTTCTCTGGGTGACCTGGGGTTAGACTCTCCAGCTGCCGGAAGTTCTTCAAATCCTCCATGGTGAGTCCTTGCTTGGTCAGGTACAGCATGGTGTAGAGGAGCGCACTGGCGTGTCCGTTCGAGAGAACGAACCTGTCCCGGTTCATCCAGCTCGTGTCCTCATTGTAGTAGTTCATTACGTAGGCCCACAAGATGTGCGCTATGGGCGCGCACCCGATGGGCGCTCCCTGGTGCCCGCTGTTGGCCTTCAGCGGCAGCTCCGCCGACAGCATGCGGATTTCGTTGATGCATTTCTCGTCAATTTCGCCGTTCATTTTGCCGGGGGGGGTGGCCACTTCGACGGGTGAGAAGTTTCGACGGGTGAAAAGTTTCGACGGCTGGGCTGTTTCGACCGCTTAACAGTTTCGATGGCTGGGTGCTTGCCCTCCGCGCGTCAGGCAAACGTTTCgatggttttaaaaaaaaaatgcaaatagtCGTAAATGTTTTTCGCCTTGTACCTTATATCCTCGCACGTGCTGCTCTGCAATTCTCTGCGGAAACAAATcggggaattaaaaaaaatttccaaacaGGTGCGCTCGCTTATATTTTCTTGTGCTATTGCGCAAATGGGCACATGCGCGTTTTGCTTTGCTCTCtccgtttgaaaaaaaaaaggcaacatgtagtaaattttcttttccgtgTACACGCGCGGGGCATACGACGTAGTGCTGCGTAATGTACCGCCTGCTTACACATCCGGCTGGGCAAATGCAGAATGTACGATGAAACGAACggaaaggaacaaacaaaatggaaagtcATGAAAATGGCCGAGGGGGaagcgataaaaaaaaacgccttgCACggtcaggtgaaaaaaagcaaattaaGGAACGCAAAGCGAAACGGGGCAAAGAGTGGCCAACTGACGCGACGCGAAAGCAGCATACTTCCGCATACTGCCGCATAATGGCGCCACCCCGCGGCGTACGCCTATCATACCACACGCAAAACGTCCTCACATGGAGCACATGCAGTAGGACCGACCGtactttttttgcttcgtgGTTTTCGCTTGTAGGGGGGAGGGCGCGTGCGCGGTGTACGcgtggcgaaaaaaaaaaaaaaaaaaaaaataggcaggCAAGTAACGCGGCAAATGAAGAGGCAAACAAAGAGGCAAACAAAGAAACAATTAGCCAAGTAAACAAACTGATCGCCCCGCTGGTGGCTACCTCAAGCGCGTAACTCCGCGGCACATGCCGGGAGAAGTTTCCAGGCGACGTGGGGATACCCAGCTGCGCTGTGGGGCAGCCGGGGGTGACACATGCAAAGGGCGCGTAAAATGAAGGAAGCGCGGCAAAAGGGACGTGGAGAAAATTTCCATgtggtttttcttttgcttagTTTTGTTATCTTTGCATCGTTGCATTGTTGCGTCGTTGCATTGTTGCGTCGTTGCATTGTTGCGTCGTTGCATCTCTCTCTCTATccctctctctcttttttttttttttttctttcccttcgcgcattacatttttatgaggcTGCCAGATATGTTCACACGTTTGtacatttcattttgctttaaaGACTCATCGCTTGACAAGCACTTGTACAAAATATTGCTGTGATTTTCGGATAGGCAATTTACTTCGATAATGCTGCagagaggaagacgaagcgGTGTGTTTTCCCTCGTTTGTAATCACTCCTTTGTGTGCCCTGCCAGGGCGCGCGCAGCACATGTATGCCACAGGTGTTTACATGTCAGCACACGAATGCGTTTATCTGAGCGCACATATACACGTAGGACACTCCGTGCGACATACGCGGGGTGGAAATTCATCCCACCCCCTCAATCTCATGTGGGGCGCTCCAGTTTTACTGCGTAATGAGGTGATCTCCCCCAGCCATGATAAACGTTTCACTCGCGCTCGGTAAaggaattgcaaaaataggAGTACAGGAAAACTTCCGCGGAGGGGGCAGTTCGCCAAACGTACGAAGCGCGTCAATATGCGTACGCATCCGTTTGTACGTGTAAGCGCGTATCCCTATTCACCATTTTGGCTGTTCGCGCGGACGAGTGTACGCCGTCATGAATGCATTTTaaacgaagaaaaggaagcagtAGTTATGTGGAAGCGTTACTttcaatttttgaaaaaaaaaaaaaaaaaaaaaatgtgggaCGTCCCTACTGGCAATACATTTCAACTCAGCGAAAGGTTACCATTctgtttctccccttttgattATCTACACTTGGGGCATTTTTAACACGTCgagtttttctcttttttttttttttttttttcaccttagCGTTACATACACATGGGGGTTCACTCATCAAAATTGACGTGGCCCATTCGATACACTCACgttgtgtacatttttttttatgcgttCGAAAGGAGGGCCAACCACAGGGTGACGCAGGTTGGAAGAATTGTTCAATCCGTTCCCATTTGCTCACCACGCACAGgcataaagaaaaatataaagagggcccatttttgcaattcctttttaaaacaccGGAGGCGCAGCTGAGTGAGGCCATATGTAGTAAGTCCTGTTGCTCTGCTTGGAGGGCTCTCCCCCCACTTGGTGATGACCCACTTTAGTGAAAAGCATAGTCAGAGGGAGTGCAcacgggaaaaaatgaacgaggAGAAAGAACATATGGTGAAGAGAGGGCAAACGGAGGGTAAAATACGTATGCCTACGTGTGCATGCTTCCTTACCTCGTTGGAAACGCGGAAGGGGGTCGTCCAATGGGATGCGTACTTCCCACCTGCACTGGCTAGGATATTCCCACGTGGGGTTACGCAGTAGCACCCATTTAGGAGGAAACAATTCCCCCCAAGTTTTTACCTCACTTGAAGGTTCACCTTTGGTATGTTCGCAACGGTCGTTCTTCTTTTGGTGAGTGGGTAGAATCCCCACTGCTAGGCACATCGCCCCCCTTATCAGCATATGTAGTGCTTCTATGCGGGATTTACTTCTGTACGGAGgcatccccccctttgtggtGACTCACCCCATTTGCGAGGTTTGCCTGACTGGTCATGTCAAAAGGGTGCAGATCAATCACCACCACCACAATCACCACAGTTACCACTCCCATGGGGGTCATACCCTCCTTGAGACAAAAGACTGGCATAAGGAAAATCTCGAGGGGGTGAGCAGATTTACAACGCGTCTGTCCCACGGAGAGTGTGTAGCTCCTTTCTTTGAGGTGATCTGATCCAGCTCACCAAAACGGTGatctttttacttttttttttttttttttttttctaatcaCATTTCTGCCATAAGGGTGGATCACCTGAATGCCCTTCCAAACGTCAAACACAACATATGAGCAACTATGCTGGTGAGAAAATTTCAccgtttccattttttggaaatgcGTTCCCTACCCTGTTGGTGCGTTCCTCTGGGTGGACGTCATTTTCTATCCTTTTTACagccacattttttttaaaaaaaataaaagtccCCAATGAATGGGAAGTGTTATTTACCCATCGGACAAGTtggcaaaaatgtagaaaaagaaataagcAAAATGTACCTTTTGGTGAAATAACACTGGTAGGTACACATGAGAAGAGAGCATTCGAGCTTTTCTACCCACCGTGCTCTCagtttgtttcttcttcctctgtaGAGCTGTTGAGTCCTTCTCACCTGAGTTGCAGAGACGTAGCCAAAATGGCCCCTATGCCGAAATGGGAAAGACGCACAACGGGTTGTTGGACCCATTTGAGCGGACTACAACTTCCTTCCTTCTGACCCCCATGAGGCTTGAAGCAGGGGTAGTTACAAAAGGAGAACGTTTAGTGGCTTTCCAAACAGCGGTGTAGAAGCAAACCTCCGCTCTCCGTTTGTGTGTAGTAGGAGCTTATGCGAACGTGCACCTGGTTGGGTCATCCCAGGAGGCAAACGGAAGAAGCAATGTCGGGAGATGACCCAGC
Coding sequences within:
- a CDS encoding transketolase, putative (encoded by transcript PVX_113675A), with the translated sequence MNGEIDEKCINEIRMLSAELPLKANSGHQGAPIGCAPIAHILWAYVMNYYNEDTSWMNRDRFVLSNGHASALLYTMLYLTKQGLTMEDLKNFRQLESLTPGHPEKHITKGVEVTTGPLGQGASNAVGMAICAHNLAQKYNTQEFPIFNNYVYAICGDGCMQEGVFCEAASLAGHLGVGRLILLYDDNKITIDGNTELSFTEDIEKKFEGLKWEVRKVPNGNTDFAGILTQIEEAKKNTKQPSLIIVQTACGYGTKVEGTCKSHGLALKEEDLKKTKELFGLDPEKQFHISEEVKNFYENIVEKKKENYLKWKKMFCDFTVKYPETAQEIMRRFSKELPHNWVEVLPKYTTSDAPGATRNLSGVALNCINKILPELIGGSADLTESNCTALKEEKDITRDSFANKYIRYGVREHGMVAITNGISAYGGFEPFCATFLNFYTYAFGALRLAALSQYHIFCIATHDSVELGEDGPTHQPIEVLALLRATPNLNVIRPADGNEVSGAYLCHFKNLKTPTLVALCRNKVPHLKNTSAEQVLKGAYVLEDFNNSNDKQKVILAGCGSELHLCFEAKSILTEQHNLNVRIVSFPSWNLFQQQSEEYQQSVMMHHDAKVVRFYIEPASTHGFDTYFNVYLGINQFGYSAPKNQIWEHLGFTPENIVRKVLAFIEAHLG